A region from the Zonotrichia leucophrys gambelii isolate GWCS_2022_RI chromosome Z, RI_Zleu_2.0, whole genome shotgun sequence genome encodes:
- the TMEM175 gene encoding endosomal/lysosomal proton channel TMEM175: MSAPRAAARERGPGPGPEPEPGGSTQTSHRLLAYSDALLSIIATVMILPVAHTKIHPDQKLGESVQQLLLAKIAVYLMTFLIVTVAWAAHVRLFQVIEHIDDVLALLNLACMMIITFLPYTFSLMASFPGVPFGIFLFSVCAVVIGLIQAVIVAYGFYHPHLLNQQIQESENQNFYKRHILKIILRGPILCFLAAIFSFFFIPLSYVLLGLVIIFPHLSRLITWCKNKILGQRGEEEEPHSLETFTFYLSEPLSKERVEAFSDGVYAIVATLLILDICEDNVPDPREVEEKFHGSLLEALSEYGPNYLAYFGSFVTIGLLWFVHHSLFLYVTKATRLMGLLNILSLAFIGGLPLAYQLTSEFAEKSHNEIEAIQVSCVITFFASIFQFAIWTTALLNEEETLHAFARYGGKEHAFMFAKLALYPCVSLGAFFLTCLLSEFSTAIFHLMQIVIPFAFLALRIFVRISLTAIKSVMSLSRRKVVLLEEEEACLSPNETLS, encoded by the exons ATGTCGGCTCCGCGGGCTGCGGCGCGGGAGCGcggcccgggcccggggccggagccggagccgggcGGCAGCACGCAGACATCGCACCGGCTGCTGGCCTACAGCGACGCGCTGCTGTCCATCATCGCCACTGTGATG ATTTTGCCGGTGGCTCACACAAAAATACATCCTGACCAG aaattaGGTGAAAGTGTTCAGCAACTTCTTCTAGCAAAAATTGCCGTTTACTTGATGACCTTTTTAATAGTCACAGTGGCATGGGCAGCTCATGTAAG GTTGTTTCAGGTGATAGAACATATAGATGATGTCCTGGCTCTTCTAAATCTG gCTTGTATGATGATCATAACCTTCTTGCCATATACA ttttccttaATGGCCTCCTTTCCAGGGGTACCTTTTGGCATCTTCCTGTTCAGTGTTTGTGCTGTTGTCATTGGCCTTATACAG GCTGTGATAGTAGCATATGGATTCTATCACCCACACTTACTGAATCAACAGATACAGGAAtctgaaaatcagaatttctaTAAACGTCATATCTTAAAGATTATCCTGAGAGGACCAATTTTATGCTTTTTAGCAgccatcttttcttttttctttattcctttg TCTTATGTACTTCTTGGACTTGTAATCATTTTTCCGCATCTCAGTCGATTAATTACATGGtgtaaaaacaaaattcttg GTCAGAGAGGTGAAGAGGAGGAACCTCATAGCTTAGAAACCTTCACTTTTTACCTCAGTGAGCCTCTGAGTAAGGAACGAGTAGAAGCATTCAGTGATGGAGTCTATGCCATTGTAGCAACCCTGCTCATTTTGGATATATG TGAAGACAATGTTCCTGACCCCAGAGAAGTTGAGGAGAAGTTCCATGGCAGTCTTCTTGAAGCTTTAAGTGAATATGGGCCAAACTACCTTGCTTACTTTGGCTCATTTGTTACAATTGGTCTCCTGTGGTTTGTCCATCACTCTCTTTTCCTTTATGTAACAAAAGCTACCCGGTTAATGGGACTGCTCAACATACTTTCATTGGCTTTCATTGGTGGGCTTCCGCTAGCTTACCAGCTGACCAGTGAATTTGCAGAAAAGTCTCATAATGAAATAGAAGCCATTCAGGTCAGCTGTGTGATCACTTTCTTTGCCAGCATATTTCAGTTTGCAATATGGACTACAGCCCTTCTCAATGAAGAGGAAACTTTGCATGCCTTTGCTAGATATGGTGGCAAGGAGCATGCCTTCATGTTTGCCAAGCTGGCTCTTTACCCTTGCGTAAGCTTGGGGGCCTTCTTTCTAACTTGCTTGTTAAGTGAATTTAGCACTGCAATTTTCCATCTTATGCAGATTGTAATCCCGTTTGCTTTTCTTGCCTTGCGCATTTTTGTTAGAATTTCTTTAACTGCCATAAAGTCTGTGATGTCTCTCTCCAGACGGAAGGTGGTATTGTTAGAAGAGGAGGAGGCATGTTTGTCTCCAAACGAAACACTGTCCTAA